aaaaaaaaaaactcctctAGATAGGTTGTCCCCGATAAGAGTTGGTGCAGCAAAATACGTATATGTCGAGAGATTTGCTGTCGTCCAAATGCACGGATAACTTGAAAATAATCTTCCATGTCCGGAGTTTTTGCGTGGTTTGCGTGATGCTTCGGCGACTCCGAAAGAAGGCGATGTGTGACGCATCAAAATAATGAAGCTCCCTGTAAATTTTGCCGGTATTTGAGTGTGCTAGTCCTCGATGgagcagaagaaaaagaaggcagaGACACATTGCTTCGCGCCCCGCGTCCGGAGTGCGGACCTGATTGCGGGAGAATTTACAGGGCACCTTTGTACGAAACAAAATCACAAAGTAGCGAAGATATGTTGTCTTCACCATCCACTCTGATTGTGGGACTAAGACAGCAGGTCCTTCAataacttatttatttatcgtACAGCAACACTGAGAACTTCAATTCCACGAGCGGTTCAATGTTGGCACGTTTTAGTAAGCAGATTACCGACGTGTACGGTGGATATTCACAATGCCAGCAACACGGGTAAACGAAACACCCAAAATAATACTCGCAGCTAATAACTGGTACGAGGGAACACCTTGTTCGTTCCCAGTGACAAGCAATATTCGATTGGCAGTAAACGACCCGCGATTTTGCGATATGTTCTACACGAAAAAGAGTGTAGAGAGAtggagaaagagagaaaacaaaTTTCTCAACGTGAGAAGTTGTGCCCCGCACAAATTTATAATTTATAACACATATACGACGAGCACAACTGGCCTTGTATGAAGACACACTTTCAACTCACGATTAAGCTAACAACGCTCAGTATGGTCATGCAAAACGTGCATTGACAACCATCACAGATTGATTTACAACCTCACGGTCAAGGGTGATGTCAGACGCACTATGATATACCGCCAAGATCTGAACAAGTTCCATTGGGCGTCTGGTAGAAGACAAGTGATGTGTATGTTTGCAGCAAAGTTACTTGCTTCGCGTTTGTCTCTGACAGTGGGAGTGACACAAATGAGTCACATTTTGAAAGTTTATACATGAGGAGTGTATGATGTGCGTAGTAGTTAGGCGAATATCTTGTATGGCACTACAAAGAAATTTCGATGTACTGCAACAATATTTGTCTGCGACAATGACAGTTGAAGCACTTGGTGACAACTATTGAGGTGCATATTAGAAGCAGTATGTGATTGGTCCTAGAAATCCGGTGGTCCGGCGGAACAATCTCTTGTAGTGCTATCGGTACAAGGCGATCATTCCACTCAAAAGACCAAGACTTGTCTGTTACATAGAATGTCACAAAGTCCTATTGCACTTCTGGTTACGTCGTCGCCGTAATCGACGTAGTTGTCGCTGTCGCCCGTCGTTGAATCGTCGAACGAAACTTTTGTCGTTCACTACGAGACGAGATTCTTTGCGCCTGTAGTTTGATTGAAGGTGACCCATAACAACGTACTCGTCCCCGAGGGAGAGTTTGGGACACGGACAAGTCGCATTCGGCGACCACAGGAACTCTCGTTGTTGAAGAGCAAATACGTTCCGGAAGGACTCCAGGACAGCGACATCGTAGCGGACCTCGCCTCGCTCCATTGGTTCCACGCTGAGGATCTTGACGTGCGCCGCTGTTATACACACAATTCTGTTGACACTTTCATTATATGTTGGAAGTCGGGAATATTATCGTTCTTTTGTTGTACATACGCCATCTACATGTCACGCATACTAAAGTCGAAACGCAGATCATGTACATTGCCCAAGTTGAAAGCAGCACATCGGTCTTAGCCACGTGCGGGTCAGCACACAAGCAGTTCGCATGTGCTGGTTTGTAACTCACAGGGCAGGGGAGGATGTTTGCACTGAGAAAAGTGCACTCATTAGCGTACCTGATAAAGGATTAAAAACAGGTTCATGCGTGGGGCCACAATTTAAACAGTGAAAAATTACTGAAGAAATTAATGGCACTCTTACGAAAATTGCGGGAAAAATCAACCAATCTCCGTAGGGTAGGGCTTAAGTTGGTTGCCAGTGTTATCCATGAGAGAAAAATTGTTTTCGTTGAGGAAATAGGTAAGAGTACTGTATCTATAGTTTGTCGGAACATTAAAATCGTTTACCTAAATCACTGCTGCAATAATTCTCCAGCTGATTCTTGATGCGATGACATCTGGGGCAGGACCCTGCTAGCCGAGGATTCAAAGCATTGAAATACAACGACATACGTTACATCAATTCTCACCCGGTCTCTGTTTTCTTGGTTTCTTCCGAGGCTCTGAAAGAAGGTGAAAATACACGAACATCTGCGAAGACGTTACAAAATATCTTCTCGAACGTAATCTCAAAGCGCATTGTCATACGATTTCTAACGTTGTTCTCAACCATATTTTGGAATTATTTTGCTCCACTTTATTCGAATAAAAGCCATCCCTATCTTCACGTGACCTCGTACCCGGCTGATGTAAAGCCAGGCGAATGGCCATGAGGGTGAGAGACCGGATTTGGTGCGGTGGATGATATTTTTCCCGTTGACACTGCAATTTGTTTAATTGGTTCTACACCTCATATTGGTCAGTACATTTAAATTCTAATTGAACATTTTTTAATATTGAACATGGACAGAAAATAtaaaagaactgatgttctgaggctggaacaacatagaagggacaaatacatacaaagcctcaatttgcctaagaaattaatgatgaaagatgaaagtcactgaaaaagttggccagctggaccggcaatccagaagatgtgggttcgagtcctacagctggccaaccttttcagtgactttcatctttcatcagaaAATATAAGTTCCCGGTCATTGAACCCTGTGATCCGTGAAGGACGCGTCGTACGTCACAAGCAATATGTCACGCGCCagtcttaataataataataataataaacagtagatttacacgtaaagtGCGTCAGCCCAGTGTGGCGACATCttgcacgtgccacagggtaggactgcggagaatttcgaccacctggtgATCTTTTGCCCGTCTTAGACGAATCACTTATACGTCTAACGAGCTAACGAAGGGCGCGGTATACGACGCGCCCTTCACGCATCACGTGcaatgatttatccagaccccctacaCACCCTCAAGACCCCCCAAAATTTTTGGAGACAATCCCTAACTATCTACAAGGGGGGCCTTGCTATTTGAGTTTGACACATAACCGCCACAAGCTAAAATGTTAtgacgtaactgtaataatgactCCACCCATGGATTTTCTCAGCACCCCCACACTACTCTAACGCCCCCCCAAAATCTTACATCTCCCCAAAACGAAAACACCTGCCAGATATGCCAGAACCCCGAAAACAGCAGATATTGTGAGGAAGATCACGGATCGCAATCATCCCCATCGCTCTGACCATCGCGCGAGACCGCGCCCAATTCATTCTGGCCTCGAATTCCATCCTTTCCGGCTGTCATTAAAAACCCCTCCTCCATTGGCTACACATGTGTCAGCTTTCTgcttaacccccccccccccccaccatttttgcaacacacctccgtgcttgggattctggataaaccactgatcACGTGCCCTTCTTGATGAGTGCTCCGCCACTCGTTATCTGATTAGACATGACGGCGATTGAAAGGGAACTCACTTTTGGGCTTCTTGCGGTGACGTTTGTCTGGAAGTGACAGCGCGCTGGATGCGCTGTCAGTGCGCATCAGTAGGGGAGTTTGAACCTTGCTTGTTTTCCGCCATTGTTTCTCTTTCCCTAGTGGAGGGAGAGGAATCCGATTGTCTAGCGTCACTCTTCCTGTCGTCACTTCGGGGTCATCTCGAAGAACGTCCGTAGTCACTTTGGTTTCATCGGGATGGGACCGTTCCGTTCGGCTCCAAGACGGTTGCCGTTTCTTGAATCCAGACGTAGCCTTGGTGGTTGTCCTGCCTAGTGTGGCACGACGATTGGTGGTTAGCTCCTTAGGAATCCAGTATTCGTAGAGGATTTCTTGACCTCCGCTTTGGGTCAAAAAAGTCTGCGAGAAAGGTTCTATGGAAGATGCACTGCGTCGTGGGACAGTTCTGTACCATGAGTGTGAGTGGCCCTGTGGTTGGTCCTAAAGCGGAGAAACTTTCGTTGTGGTCCGGTGCCATGCTGTATGTGAAGACTGTGCCTCCAAGTTGAAGCTCCCCTGGGATATGAGGCACAAATCGTGCGTCGCTTGTCAGGTTAAGAGGTGTACGTTCCAGCAGCGCTAGAGAGGAATGACACCACGGTAATATTGAATCATTATTGCGTCAAGTAGGAACAGGTCGGAATTGCGTCGTTCACTTTAACCATGCTATAATGTTGAATGGTTCTCCAGAAAAGTGTCGACGCTGTGGCAGAATGGGAAACGCAGCAATGCTAGAGGGATTCATTCGTGGCGAGGATGTCCTTCTTATGGCTCCTTCTCAAGAGAAACGTACATCACCGCTTGCTACAGTGCTACTTGCAATATGGCTCCGTGGTTCGTGTCTCGCTTTATGGACAGGCATAAGTTTTTATACGGTCCAATGGAGCGCACAGTGAGGGCCTAATTTGCAGTTCCCCTTGCACTTCAACGTCGAGTGTGCCTTTGACACGGTGGCAACAAATGATGCAGGCCCTCGATTCAGCCACCATCGGAAGGAGGTCCGCCGCTTTCATTCATGATTTTCTCAGTGGCCCTACCTTCAGAGTCCACCTTTTTAACCTGATCTTCCCAAGTCCTTACCTAAGTCTATCCTGTAGATGAACTGTTCTGTTTACGCTGGGGGTATCGGGCAAAAACCCTAGTGGGCATCTCAGACAAGCCATCCAAGACGGCATAACTGCGGTTGGCGGTCCGTGGGCTGCGATGGACTTCCCAAGGCGAAGCATGCTTTATGCTCCTGGGACCGGGGGAAGTTTGGACCCACCTTCCCTAAATGGAATACCATTGTTCAGGGCGAAGACTTGCGTCTGTGATAGGCAGCCGCTGTCGTGCGCGCCATTCACAAAAGACAAAAATGTTTGTTCTCGCAGAACCTTGTTCGACGACTACGAGGAGGCCCTATAAGCCTGGAGGCCTTACATCTGGATGCTCGTAACGCACAGTGCTAGCCATTCACCAGGCCACGACCGTAGCCAAGTCATTTTGTGGACTTCCGTTCACTCGCCGCAGTCCCTCCGCCCTCCAAGGCTCGGAGCAGCTCCACAGAAAGGGATTAATGAATGCCCTCGGCATTCCCATCTTTGCAGCTAACGAGGCTGCGTACAAGGATGACCCAGTCTTTCCCCTTCTCTGGCTGGTCACTCAACGACTGCTCAAGCACCATACACGACTCCGCAAAACTGTCCCTGGTAAAGCCCTGATCGCCAGAGTGCAGAGAAACTCCCTGGATTTATACTGAAATGCGTAGCGAAGTACGCTTAGCTGGTGTCAAGAGGAAGAGCGAACTCTTTGGACACCGTCGTTCAACGCCTCGATGCGGAGTGCCTCCACAACAACTGTAATCAACCCACGCACATTTACACTGCTGTCAGTGTGGATAAACACACCAGGACTAAGCGCCACCGCATTGCTCAAGATTAACTGAGCAGAAAGTCTACTGGTGTACATCGGCAGACGCGGAATTGCGGACAATAACAGAAGCGCTTAAGGCTGCCGAGGACACGAACTTCACCAACATTGTCATAATCAGGGACTCACGGACCCCTATTTCGCGTATCAAATATCACTACGAAACATGTTTCGCGCAGGAAAGGCACGGCTGCAAATAGCACGGCTTGAATCCCAGGGCACAGCGGTATCGCTACACTGGATGACTTCCCATAAGGGCAAGCCAAGCAGGCAAGATGACTTCCCAAGCAGGCAATGACCACATTGATGATTTGGCTAAAACAGCTGCGAAAACCAGACCGAAAGTCAAAGCTCCCCCAAGCAATTTCTGCTGCTCGAATTCAACCAGGGGGCATGTGTGGAGGCTACACCCTGACATGCAAACGTGAGACGGATCTGCACCACCACTCTGTGCAACAAGTGGGCTTTTTGGGGTCGAGGCTTCCCTCCTCCTTCGCAGTGCATACACACGAGCCCACGTTTTCAAGCTCGgccgtactgcttgcgacacacttttCTGAAAGCGGCATCCCGTGATTTATCCAACCTCGAATccccaggtgttgcaagataatttatttcgagtaataaacacgcgCAGCATATGGCCCACCTTTGAATACAATATTGTCACAACATTTTCGAGGGCAACCTAGGAGATATCAGCTGCAGAAGTACTGACAGACGATTTCAGGCAAGAGTGTCGCGAATAGTACATCGAACCGTGGATGCCTCCACTGCGGGGAAACAGAAACAGAGGAGCACGTTATAATGAAATGTCCAGCCACTGGGTGCAAGACGTAGGCTTCTGCAAGCTGTGCACATCTGAACCCCAGCTCGAGGAGATCTCGTCGGAAGCTCGTCCAAAGAGCTCCGCTGAACTTTTTCAAGGGCGGCTACAGACCATGCTGCCTACCAGCAAATATTTAACCTCCGCTTCCTCCCACTACTCTCCCCCCGAGCAACAGGCCGACCTCTCGTCGACCCAACGTTATCCCCCCTCCTCGCACATTCATCTGTATATGCCACGGATGAATCCTTCTGCATTGGCCTCAAGGTGCCTTTCATTCTGCGAGTTTGAGTTTATGATTTAGAATTTTCTTGCGCAAAGATTTCTGGGATCACCTTTCATTCTGCGAGGACACATTTTTGCGCTCAACTTGTGCCATGTGGGGGAGTCCGCGGCGATGGCAGCACAACTTGGAGGAACCTTCAACTAAACGACAGATGACGATAGCTGCTTGGTCTACTCTTCACAACGAGCGTCAGTCTGCGACGACGACCGCAACGATGAGATGTCGGTGGGATACTCTACGATTTAGACTATGACTATAGGTGGCGGTATATAGGGGGATATAGGGGCATATATAGCGTTAAATCCTAACTGATCTATAGTAGCCTGCCAGGGCATGGGCTAAAAATAGTTTTAACATCGCGCAAAAACGGTGACGTAGCAGCCGCGAGCGACGCTCTCACGACAGTCACCTCGTAAGACCTGTCTTCTTGTCAACTAGGATCTCTTCTGTAAAAACACACAATATTTGTCGGTCCTACAATCAACTGCTATCAAATACAAAAATATCCAGGCGTCTTTCACGCTAGTTCTTTAAAAAGATGCTTGCCTAAGAAATTCTTGGTGTGTTCCTGGACGCGAACATTGGTGGCTCCCGCTGGAATGACCGTGACAGGGTTATAGTCATGGAAGTTACCTGAAAGAAAGTGAACAAGTTAAAGGAGGAACACGTTCTTAACGAGAACCCTCTCACCGTTCGTGGATGAATACATCTGCTGAACTTGAACGCAGGATAGGTTGCGTCCGCCACAGATAGCGCACATGTCCCTGCTCGTCTGAGAACCCAGAATGTCGTCGCAGCCCAACTTCTACATAAACAGGGGGGACAACATAACGCTTCTGTCCATAAAtatctagtttttttttagCAAATACTGACACCAAATATAAAACCCTACGAGAGTAGCACAGACGATGTATTTGTAGGTGGGTTGTACGGCAGGGCAGACATGCTGCGCAAGGCTGTACGTAAACGTAAGACTCGTTCACTTTTGAACGAGAGGTTTTTGGACAAACGTGGGACAGTCATTACTTAAAGCCATTTCAATTTCTAAATAAGAAGACTGTCTGTTTGCAAACAATTTACGCCACAAGGCCAAATGTCGCGGCAGAAGAAAGCCACGTGCCTTGTTTTGATGGCTTTTTTTCGATTATGGATGCCATTACGACGGAAAGCTTCATGTGCGAGGCAGACACTAAACCCTGACCTGACCTCACGAAACGGCGAAGTTACGTGACGGCAACATCAACGTGCGCTTGTTTAGTCAACAATTTCCCAGTCCCACGCGGCGGATGGTCTGCCTGCTATACCTCACATTTATCTCTTACGACTGTCTCGCAACAAATGTCAGCCATGTCGTACTCGCAAAAACGCCATATATGTGCTTCTCTCAAAGCACTTGCAGCTTATAAAATGAAAACCTGTATTGTACGATACAAAAAAATCTTAGGTGACgaaagaagtcactgaaaaggttagccagctgtaggactcgaacccacatcttctggattaccaattgagctaagctaacgcgcctccccagcgacttctaAGAGTGCGTCATCTGAATTTCATCATTTTTTCTTTCGAATTTTCATTCGaatttcatcattaatttcttcggcacttgaggctttgtatgtatttgtcctttctatgtgttccagcctcagaacatcaattgccataaTGTTCTTGATCTCAGATGGCACTGGGCACGCCGAAATGGTGACTTTCGATAGCTCCGAGTCTGGATCTctacagaaaaaaataaaaaaaaatcaaataaaacGCGTTCTCTGTGTTACATGTGTTATGTGCGTGATATATGCGGCCGACTTGGCGAGAAAATCGACAGTGATGATCAATGAAGGGGGGCGTACAGTACATCTTCCTCGGAAGCAGACACCATCAGCCATACAGGCCGTCCCGTTGGCCATTTTTCCGAAGCTGTACGACAGGGATGAATCTTCCGAACGGCATCGCAATTCGCACGCGTTCTTCTCTGGAAAACAATATCAATAGGCATCAATGGGGCGACCTTTTGAGCAGCACGAGTGGCGTTTACTTACTGTGATTGTTGTCAGGCACCCAATGCCTAACGCTATGCCCGAATACGTCTTTATTATTGTACTGCGAACACTGCGCCTCCGCGGAGTTGACACTCCCTGTTGGACACTTCTGAAACACAAGTTTTTGACGTTTAGTGTTCCGGATAATTGAAATTAGAGTTTCGGCGACTGGGAGCGGGGTGTTGCATTGTGCGAATCATTTGATCCATTATAAACTTCATGGTGAGAACCCGCGGATATCTTACAGAAAAATTTAATTGATCAAACTTTTTTCGCTCGTACAGCTTGCTTCAACGTTAACTTTAACACAACGATGGTTGCTGGAGCAGTTAGAGAGCCACCCTATGGGCGCTAAGTAGAACtatagggagagagagagagagtggtgcTATCCTACTGGTGTTTGAGGATGTTGTCGAGAAGCACCCTCCACCTCCTCACGATAACCCTCCTCTGCGGGAGCGGAGCGTCTCTTCTCGACAAACACCCCCAGGCGTGAGTGTGATAGAGAACAGATATAGTTCTACTTAGCGCGGATAGTGTGGCTCTCCAACTGCTGGGCTATCCGTCGCTGCGTTCAAGTTAACGTTGAAGCAAGCTGTACATCAGAGCTGATAAAATAtctcaaatacttttttttttttttttaatctttccGGGAAAAGCACCGGAGAGGTCGGTTGTGAACAGCATGAGAAACTGACTTCAGAGCTCGTGTGAGACGCATATATGTGTAATCCATATAGCTCTGTCTTTTGTGACGGCGCCTTGCAGCAATCTTGCgtccttgttctaaccctgtgcagcaccgtcaatgacTGCACTCATTCTATGTGTTCTTGACGTCTACTATAGCCTGCTTCaactcctctgacctcagagcCTTTGCCGTGAATGCGGAAATGTTATCTTCACAGCATTACATCTCCGGTGGCCGGCCGGATGTACTACTATCCTCATCAGTTACGACGCCtacgcgtgtgtgatatctcatttgcgtgtgtcatgtgtgtgtgtccctcatcgttttcatcgtcatcccactcatatcgtaacccacatgcactgaggtatggtaccgcaattgttgcggtgaatcacctcatcccatgctattcatgtagttgttgttgtgacGGCGTTTAGCCAGATGCGGTCTCAGAATAgatgacttcagaaaatcccagtgctctttgcgcacgcattgcatcctgggcgcttgctgagcggggcaacgaagaataatccttcgcatttcgctttcgctgaccttgacacgtcgtggacaatggaccggtaggggagaaatcggaacagtttggaggccaccggtttctttcgtattagtaaactcccacagttcaaagcggcgctaagcactctgggattttctgaactcgtctattggcgGTTTCATGTAACAAGGGGAGAGTGACGATGATGATGGCACAGGAGGGCAGCGCGATCCCTCTGAGGTTCGTGTGCATCCCATAAGGATGCAGTATAACCGGCAGGATTGATTTCCTAAGTGAGTGACGTCACGGTTCTGTAAGAGTGCGTCAGTACCTGTTTGTTACACAGCTTGTGTTGCACAAAATTTCCGGAGCACCTTGAGCCTTCGTGTCCCCTGAAATATTGGAAACATTTAAAttggaaaacaaaaataaaggaTGCACTCCTCGCAAAGAGAGTCTACATCATTTAACAGTATAATGCACACTGCAGTAGGACATACCAAGCAGGTAACGAACAGATCGGTGCTATAAGAACAAACTACAACTGCGTAACGGTGATGTTATAACGACAGCGGTATTTCTCCATTGGAATCAGTTTACTACAAGTGCCGCAGAAGGTGTTTCGATTCTACGAGCGGGGCTCTATACTAAATTGTATGCTAAGACGTCCAATACCGGGCGGAGCCTCTTTCTGTTCGCTTTTCATTCTAGAACAGTGCGACAgctgagaaagaaaaaagaaaaaaggcggAAAGGGGGCGTAAAAGTCTCTGAAACCAAAGAACCTCTACCGACAGCCTCTATTATTATGGGCCTGACAGCGATGCAGTCAGACAAACATCAaacatcatcattaaaatagtTTGTCTCGTTTTTTAACCATCCCATGGAGAGAACGGAGTCTTCATTTGGAGTTTCGCGTGCTCTAATCTCAGCTTAAGAACTCAAATGAAAACTCTTCCCGCAGGAGATAAACAAACCTGAGTAGTTTTACCATTCTACGGGTAGAACTCTTCTTTCGCTTTGTCTGGAACTCAGTAAAACGAGTGCCATCTTAAGAGACACTAACCCTGGTTGGCACGTCCTTGTCCTGGAAGATATTCCTCCACCGCAGGTCCGACTGCATGGTGCCCACGAACTCCACAAGGACCAACGAGCATACCCAAAGCTTGTGCTTTCTCCCTAAAAAAGACCTCGATAAGTGTGTACAGGTTCTAAATGAAAGTCACAAGGCACTTGCATGCACTGTGAGCGAGACGCCCTTCAACTCCCTCTGTGGGACATCGTGTGAAAGACACACAAGGTTCTGTTTCTTTCCAGCCATATCGCGTTTCGCTTCATCGTTAGCTTTGTCAGTTTCATGCACTGATTGTGGTCCTGAGGCGCATTGTTTTGGTTCATCCGGCGATGGCCATTTCAACGTACGTTCcaggatacaaaaaaaaaaattaatagaAGCGAGGATTGTCTTTGTCTtgtcattctgctatctcacttttccCCCTGAAGCCGCTAACTAAATagttagttttttttcttttttggtagTAAGTCACGTAGTAGTTGTATACTCTCTTTGAGAGTGTCCACCTGGCCCTTGTACTGAATTTCAAAAATGGCACgaatgctgctctcatagctttttcgAAGTCCGGTGCACCCGGAAAACGCCCGATTCTCTTCATTATTAGCGCGCCGCGGAATTTTTACCTCTATGGTGGTTATCCACCGGGAGGTACGGTATATGTcgggctctttttttttttttattgttgttgttgttaaaccccccccccccatttctttGCGAATACCAAGCACGTACAGTATTTAGTAGAAATATATGCGCTCATGTCCGATGTAAATATAATTTGAGTTGTGCTTGTGATTTCaatttgagtttgaatgtaacaAAAgggggagaaattgaattcgtcaaCCCGACGAATTCCGCTATTCCCATAATAAACCCCACATGacatgaaaaggaaaaataaaaaggcaaaaaaaaaaacatggcccCTCCCTCTCCTCGAACTGCGTATGCACATGTATATCTGCATCCATATGATTACAATCGTGAATTTAATGAAAGGAATCGCGACAACCTAAAACTGGAAcaaggaactcgacgacacacgCCTAGCACGCGCTCCTAAAGTACAGTCTTGATATCTATAAAGTTTAAAAGCAACGCTGCATATCTTTTTGGTGCTGGTAACTAATTCGCGAAGAAGGTATGTTTAAGCAATATGTGCACCTTAAGCCGCATGCTATTTGCTAGACAGAAAGACAAAATGACCCGATAACAGCCGAATATGTACCCATCCAACCCGACATAACCCGACAAAAAGTCGAAGGACTGACGCGCGGCCGAGTGCTGCGAAGAGTCTCGCCGAAATTGTTCTGCGCCACGTAGGTGGTTGCTTTTGTCGTGTTGGCGCTTATATATTCGCATGTAGGCCCTGGCCCTTGAGTGCGATCGTTCAGAGAGACATCCAAATTCTGCCGACCGTTAACGAGACAAATGGGACCCATGTCGCAATAAAAGCTGCTGCCGATATGACACCCATCTCGCATGCAGATGATATGTGCTCCCTTCGGAGATAAAATTTGATTGGCTGTGGAGAGAGCTCCATGTGCTCGTATAAAGAGTGCTTCTATAATTGGGGGGTTACTTGGTGCATTGCGTACGTATCAGCTTCTACGGCGATTCCTAAAACATTTTACGAGAACGCGTCTGTGTCACCGACTAACTCTTGTAACGCGACGTCCGTGGAGTGTGGGTAATACTTCTTTAAGTTTCCCACAACAAACGCGCACCTATAATGTTTGTACGATGTTTCGTGTATGATACAAACAAGGCACACATTTACGGAGAACGAAATTTGCCGGAATTACGTAGTTTAATTAGTTAT
This portion of the Ornithodoros turicata isolate Travis chromosome 3, ASM3712646v1, whole genome shotgun sequence genome encodes:
- the LOC135389141 gene encoding ADAMTS-like protein 5 isoform X1, whose translation is MRLRESKSDMWRRLTSLMILSSFAMGLLFRLGESTSFGYARWSLWSSWAPCSRTCGGGISSRTRTCQPGGHEGSRCSGNFVQHKLCNKQKCPTGSVNSAEAQCSQYNNKDVFGHSVRHWVPDNNHKKNACELRCRSEDSSLSYSFGKMANGTACMADGVCFRGRCTKLGCDDILGSQTSRDMCAICGGRNLSCVQVQQMYSSTNGNFHDYNPVTVIPAGATNVRVQEHTKNFLALLERTPLNLTSDARFVPHIPGELQLGGTVFTYSMAPDHNESFSALGPTTGPLTLMTFLTQSGGQEILYEYWIPKELTTNRRATLGRTTTKATSGFKKRQPSWSRTERSHPDETKVTTDVLRDDPEVTTGRVTLDNRIPLPPLGKEKQWRKTSKVQTPLLMRTDSASSALSLPDKRHRKKPKKPRKKPRKQRPAGSCPRCHRIKNQLENYCSSDLAAHVKILSVEPMERGEVRYDVAVLESFRNVFALQQREFLWSPNATCPCPKLSLGDEYVVMGHLQSNYRRKESRLVVNDKSFVRRFNDGRQRQLRRLRRRRNQKCNRTL
- the LOC135389141 gene encoding ADAMTS-like protein 5 isoform X4 translates to MRLRESKSDMWRRLTSLMILSSFAMGLLFRLGESTSFGYARWSLWSSWAPCSRTCGGGISSRTRTCQPGGHEGSRCSGNFVQHKLCNKQKLGCDDILGSQTSRDMCAICGGRNLSCVQVQQMYSSTNGNFHDYNPVTVIPAGATNVRVQEHTKNFLALLERTPLNLTSDARFVPHIPGELQLGGTVFTYSMAPDHNESFSALGPTTGPLTLMTFLTQSGGQEILYEYWIPKELTTNRRATLGRTTTKATSGFKKRQPSWSRTERSHPDETKVTTDVLRDDPEVTTGRVTLDNRIPLPPLGKEKQWRKTSKVQTPLLMRTDSASSALSLPDKRHRKKPKKPRKKPRKQRPAGSCPRCHRIKNQLENYCSSDLAAHVKILSVEPMERGEVRYDVAVLESFRNVFALQQREFLWSPNATCPCPKLSLGDEYVVMGHLQSNYRRKESRLVVNDKSFVRRFNDGRQRQLRRLRRRRNQKCNRTL
- the LOC135389141 gene encoding ADAMTS-like protein 5 isoform X6 → MRLRESKSDMWRRLTSLMILSSFAMGLLFRLGESTSFGYARWSLWSSWAPCSRTCGGGISSRTRTCQPGGHEGSRCSGNFVQHKLCNKQKCPTGSVNSAEAQCSQYNNKDVFGHSVRHWVPDNNHKKNACELRCRSEDSSLSYSFGKMANGTACMADGVCFRGRCTKLGCDDILGSQTSRDMCAICGGRNLSCVQVQQMYSSTNGNFHDYNPVTVIPAGATNVRVQEHTKNFLALLERTPLNLTSDARFVPHIPGELQLGGTVFTYSMAPDHNESFSALGPTTGPLTLMTFLTQSGGQEILYEYWIPKELTTNRRATLGRTTTKATSGFKKRQPSWSRTERSHPDETKVTTDVLRDDPEVTTGRVTLDNRIPLPPLGKEKQWRKTSKVQTPLLMRTDSASSALSLPDKRHRKKPKNVRVFSPSFRASEETKKTETGVLPQMSSHQESAGELLQQ
- the LOC135389141 gene encoding ADAMTS-like protein 5 isoform X2, yielding MRLRESKSDMWRRLTSLMILSSFAMGLLFRLGESTSFGYARWSLWSSWAPCSRTCGGGISSRTRTCQPGGHEGSRCSGNFVQHKLCNKQKCPTGSVNSAEAQCSQYNNKDVFGHSVRHWVPDNNHKKNACELRCRSEDSSLSYSFGKMANGTACMADGVCFRGRCTKLGCDDILGSQTSRDMCAICGGRNLSCVQVQQMYSSTNGNFHDYNPVTVIPAGATNVRVQEHTKNFLALLERTPLNLTSDARFVPHIPGELQLGGTVFTYSMAPDHNESFSALGPTTGPLTLMTFLTQSGGQEILYEYWIPKELTTNRRATLGRTTTKATSGFKKRQPSWSRTERSHPDETKVTTDVLRDDPEVTTGRVTLDNRIPLPPLGKEKQWRKTSKVQTPLLMRTDSASSALSLPDKRHRKKPKKPRKKPRKQRPGSCPRCHRIKNQLENYCSSDLAAHVKILSVEPMERGEVRYDVAVLESFRNVFALQQREFLWSPNATCPCPKLSLGDEYVVMGHLQSNYRRKESRLVVNDKSFVRRFNDGRQRQLRRLRRRRNQKCNRTL
- the LOC135389141 gene encoding ADAMTS-like protein 5 isoform X3, which codes for MRLRESKSDMWRRLTSLMILSSFAMGLLFRLGESTSFGYARWSLWSSWAPCSRTCGGGISSRTRTCQPGGHEGSRCSGNFVQHKLCNKQKCPTGSVNSAEAQCSQYNNKDVFGHSVRHWVPDNNHKKNACELRCRSEDSSLSYSFGKMANGTACMADGVCFRGRCTKLGCDDILGSQTSRDMCAICGGRNLSCVQVQQMYSSTNGNFHDYNPVTVIPAGATNVRVQEHTKNFLGELQLGGTVFTYSMAPDHNESFSALGPTTGPLTLMTFLTQSGGQEILYEYWIPKELTTNRRATLGRTTTKATSGFKKRQPSWSRTERSHPDETKVTTDVLRDDPEVTTGRVTLDNRIPLPPLGKEKQWRKTSKVQTPLLMRTDSASSALSLPDKRHRKKPKKPRKKPRKQRPAGSCPRCHRIKNQLENYCSSDLAAHVKILSVEPMERGEVRYDVAVLESFRNVFALQQREFLWSPNATCPCPKLSLGDEYVVMGHLQSNYRRKESRLVVNDKSFVRRFNDGRQRQLRRLRRRRNQKCNRTL